The Triticum aestivum cultivar Chinese Spring chromosome 7B, IWGSC CS RefSeq v2.1, whole genome shotgun sequence genome window below encodes:
- the LOC123156867 gene encoding nuclear transport factor 2, which produces MDPDSVSKAFVQHYYQTFDSNRAALVGLYQDGSMLTFEGEKFGGPAAIAGKLGSLPFQQCQHKIDTVDCQPSGPQGGVLVFVSGTITTGPGEHPLKFSQMFHLLPAGGSFYVQNDMFRLNYG; this is translated from the exons ATGGATCCCGATTCGGTGTCGAAGGCGTTCGTGCAGCACTACTACCAGACGTTCGACTCCAACCGCGCCGCGCTGGTGGGGCTGTACCAGGACGGCTCCATGCTCACCTTCGAGGGCGAGAAGTTCGGCggccccgccgccatcgccggcaagCTCGGATCTCTCCCCTTCCAGCAGTGCCAGCACAAGATCGACACCGTCGACTGCCAGCCCTCGGGGCCCCAGGGCGGCGtcctcgtcttcgtctccggcaccATCACCACCGGCCCCGGCGAGCACCCCCTCAAGTTCTCACAG ATGTTCCATTTGCTGCCAGCTGGAGGGAGCTTCTACGTGCAGAACGACATGTTCCGCCTGAACTATGGTTAA